The genomic segment ATAATATCTATCAAGAGAGACAGTCTGTCAATCCTTTTGTCAAGCTCGGCAGAAAGTCTCTTCTCTTGTCTTTTTAGCTATAGGACTTTTCATAAGGACAAAAGCAGCCATTCAGTAGATCTACTAGCTGAAAGTCTTGCAGATGATTTTAAAAACAGCTTCAGTCATTGTTAGCTGAAGCTGTTTTAGAGTTTCTATAAATAGTTTCAATACTTGCCCAATTCTCGCAAGCTGGTGTGGTTTTCCTGAATGCGACGGAACATTTTTTCCATATCAGATTTGGTAAAGTTTACCAAAACTGGACGACCGTGAGGGCAATTGTAGGGATTGTCACATTGCGATAACTGGAAGATCAAATCACGTGCCGAATCATTATCTAAGCTATGATTGGCCTTAATAGAGCGTTTGCAACTCATCATAATCGCTAGTTCAGCTCGGTATTTCTTGATAGAAACTTCCTTGGTAAGGAGCAGCATATCACACATCTCATAGATACCCGACTCGATTTCCTCTTCCTTCATCCAGATAGGGTATTCCCTCAGAATAAACTGATTGCTGCCGTATTCGTCCAAGAAAACTCCCACTTCTTCCAGCAGATTCATCCGCTGCTTGAGCCGCAGCATATCGTCTGCTGGAAATTCAAAGATATAGGGAACCAAAAGTTGCTGCTGACTGTCATCCACATCACCGATTTTTTCCCGATAATACTCATACTTGACTCGCTCCTGCGCTGCATGCTGGTCGATAATATAGAGACCACCATTTCCTTGTGCAAAGAGGTACGTGCCATGCATTTGCCCGAAATATTCCAGTTCTGGAAAAGTTGAAGTTTCTTCTCCATCTAACTTATCTAAAGCTCTTTCTAAGCTTGATTGATCCAGTTCTGGATGATCTAGCTGATCGTAAGAAGGAGTTTGCCTTGCTGCAAATTTGACAGAAACTGCTCTGGAAGCAAGCATATCTGTATCAGTATGCTGCTGATCAAATGTAGCATTTTCCTCAAAAGGAAGATTGCTTTCTGATACTTGAGGTCTAACAAAAAAGTCATTTCTCTCTTTGTCATAATAGAGTCGGTTTTCTTTGAGCGGAAGACTCGTCTGCTCCGACTTATTTGCTCTGTTAATAGTTGATTTTGCTAAATTCTCCAAAGCATCCGGAATCAAATCCTGTTCTTTTAAACTCGCAGCAATAGCTTGCGAAATCAAGACCATCAGTTCTCGCTCCTTGGAAATCCGCACTTCTTGCTTGGTCGGATGAACATTAACATCTGCAAGGTAAGGATCAATCTGGATAGCAATCACAGCAATCGGGAATCGCCCAACCATGAGCTTACTACCGTAACCATCAAGAATAGCTCGATTGAGCAGGAAATTCTTGATGTAACGACCATTGATGAGAATGGTGATGTAGTTACGATTGGCACGCGTCAACTCTGGTAGACTAATATAGCCTGATACTTCAAAATCCAGATTAGAAGCTGAAATTTCAATCATTTTTTTTGCTGTTGTTAATCCATAGATACCAGCAATTGCTTGACGCAAATTTCCTGTTCCTGCTGTCCGAGTCAACTCTTTACCATCATTGAGCAAGATAAAAGCGACCTCTGGATGAGCTAAGCTCAAACGGTTAATCATATCTACAATGTGAGATAGTTCTGCTTGCTGACTTTTCATATATTTCAAGCGAGCAGGTGTGTTGAAAAAAAGGTCTTCCACTTTGATTTTGGTACCCTTAGGGCAACTACTTGGTTCCACAGTTTCAATTTCTCCCCCCTGAGCAATTAAACGCGTCCCATGTGTTCCACCATTTGTCGCAGTTTCAATTGTCAAGCGTGAAACAGAAGCAATAGACGGAAGCGCTTCACCACGAAAGCCCAAAGTCCGAATCCGAAAAAGGTCGGCTTGCTTCTTAATTTTACTTGTTGCGTGCCGCCGCAAAGCCAAGGAAACCTCCTCATGCTCAATTCCTTCACCATTATCGATGACTTGAATACTCTTGAGCCCTGCTTCTTCAATCTCAACTATAATTTGAGTGGCACCAGCATCAATGGAATTCTCTATCAACTCCTTGACCACGCTGCTAGGTCGCTCGATGACCTCACCAGCCGCAATCTGATTAGCAAGATTTTCTGGTAATTCTATAATTTTTGACATAGTTTTCTCCGTAATTATTCTAGCTACTATTATAACATAAAGCCGTTTTTCAATCAGAACTCTAGTACGAAAAGAATTGTAATTACTCCTTCGCAAAACAACCAAATAGACAGGCAAAGCAACCACTTAGGCAAAAGCTCTTGTTTTCCTAGCTAAAATAATGTTTAATAGACTTAGGAAAAACGAATCCTCCTTGCAACGAAAGTCAGCAGCAGGCAAGATACAATCTAGAAAGAAGGGATGTTTATGAAAGTTCAATTGCATATTGATGAAAAATTTTCAGAAGAAAAGGTTGTCATTGAAGCACCAGCTTTATCGGATACTATTCAACAGTTGCTGGTTTTCACTCAACATCTCGGTGGCACTAAAACCATTCGAGCCAAAAAAGAGGAGGAGATTTACCTATTAGATACTGCTGAAATTCAGAGAATTTACACTGAAAACCGCCAAGTTTGGGTTGAAACAGCGACAGACACTTATCTTTTAGGGCTTCCACTTTATCAAGTTTTGGAATTGCTTCCCACTGATTTTCTACAGATTTCCCAATCTGAAATCATTAACATCGAACATATCGATCATCTGAAATTGACTGGTAGTGGTCTGATTCAGATTGCAATGAAAAACGGTCAGATAACTTATTCATCTCGTCGTTATCTCAAAGTCATAAAGGAGAAATTACAGCTATGAAAAAAACATTATTCAGAGATGCTCTAGGAGGTACTGTAATCGGGCTACTCCTATCCACCATCTATTCTTACTTTTTTGCTCCTGTCTATCATCCACTTAATCCTTATTCAGCAGTTGGTCTTTGGATGGAACAGCACCATATTCATGAAGCTTTAGTTGTGCTCTATTGCGCAGTGATCTGGAGCTTTATTGGCTTGCTCTTTAGCCTAGGAAAAGAGCTTTTCAAAAAAGATTGGAGCATCCTCAAAGCAACTATCTGCCATTATGGACTTATGATTTTAGGATTTATTCCTCTAGCTCTTCTAGCCGGCTGGTTTCCAAGCAAACCCATTTTTATCTTACAGTTGATTTTGGAATTTACTATTGTTTATCTCATCCTGTGGGCAATCTTGTTTTATCTAACCAAAAAGAAAATTGAACAAATCAACAATGGATTGAAGAAACAGAATCAATAGTAAAGAAATAACCACCAAGTGAATTCTTGGTGGTTATTTTAGCTTATTCTGCTATATATCAATACAAAACCCTACCTACTTTAATAGTAACTGAACAGAAAAACAGGAATTTATTTTAGGCATTTTCATAGTTGTATCTATCAGAGATGTTTTTTCATATCTGATACAGCCAGCATCACTTCCATTGGAGTCATGTTATAGATGTCCAACTGACGTAATTTTTCTAAAATAGGGGATTCAGTTGTTTCTGTGAATAAAGATATCTGCTCAGATACTTGATTTTCCTTACTATCATTAGCTCCTTTATTAGAAGGATTGAGAGACGGTTTCTCATTTGCTTGTTCTTCTAATCGTGTTAAGATCTGGTCTGCTCTCATCAGCAAATCATTCGGTAAACCTGCAATTTTTGCCACATGAATCCCATAAGATTTATCCGCAGGACCAGCTTCAATCTTATGAAGGAAGGTCACTTGCCCATCTTTTTCTAAAGTTGCTACATGAACATTTTCTAACTGTGTCAAGCTAGTTGACAAGTCTGTCAACTCATGATAGTGTGTGGCAAAAAGGGTCTTTGCCCCTGTTCGATTGTGGATATATTCAATAATCGCCTGAGCAAGAGCCATCCCATCATATGTCGCTGTCCCTCTTCCCAACTCATCAAAAAGAATAAGAGAGTGCTCTGTTGCTTGAGAAATAGCATGATTTGCTTCCATCATTTCTACCATAAAGGTTGATTGTCCAGATACCAAGTCATCTGCCGCACCAATTCGAGTGAAGATGGCATCAAAAATTGGTAATTGAGCACTCTCAGCTGAAACATAGGAACCCATTTGAGCCATAATAACAATAATCGCTAATTGACGCATATAGGTTGACTTCCCACTCATATTTGGACCTGTAATTAGCTGAACGTTGACATTTTCATCCATTGAAATGCTGTTAGGAATATAGGTTTGTGCACCCATGACCTTTTCTACAACCGCATGCCGTCCCTTATCAATTTCAATGGAAGGACGTTCAATAAATTCTGGGCGTACAAAGCGTTGCTTTTCAGCAACTGCTGCAAAACTTTGTAATACATCAATCGTTGCCAGAGTTTGTGCCAAGGATTGCAGACGCTTGATATATTTGCCAGCTTCTTCACGAATACGCATAAAAATCTCATATTCTAAATTAGCAGATTTTTCACGCGCTTCCAACATTTCGCCTTCAATACGAGCCAATTCCTCTGTACCAAATCGTTCTGAATTTTTCAACGTTGCTTTTCGGAAAAAGTGGCTAGGTACGTGCTCCAACTGTGAATTAGTAACATGGAAATAATAACCATCTTTTTTATTGTAATCAATTTTTAGATTATTAATCCCACTAGCCGCCCTTTCTTTCGCTTCGATATCAGCAATCCAGCTCGTACCATCTCGCATAACCACTCGATATTTATCTAAGATTTCATCAAAACCAGTTTGAATGATATTCCCTTCAGTAATAACATTTGGAGCATCGGGAGAAATTGCCGACTGAATCAAGTTTGCCAATTCTGGAATGTCATCCAAGTTTTCAATCAACTGTCCCAAAACAGGATGATCAATTCCTTGTAAAATTCCCTTAATCTGAGGGACATTGCTCAATGTTGCCGCCAACTGCAATAAATCTTTCGGATTGGTCTTTCCAAACGAAACACGACTGGCTAAACGCTCAATGTCATACACACCTTTGAGACTATCTGCTAAATCACTGCGCTCAAAAAAATAATCTAGAAATACCTGCACGACATCCTGCCGCTTAAGGATTCGCTCTTTGTCAATCAAGGGCTGCTGAATCCATCTTCTTAAAAGTCGCGTCCCCATAGCTGTCTTGGTCTCATCCATCAGCCAATACAGACTACCGTGCTTCTTTCCTGTACGTGCATTCTCTGTTAAATCCAGA from the Streptococcus constellatus subsp. constellatus genome contains:
- a CDS encoding DUF3021 domain-containing protein → MKKTLFRDALGGTVIGLLLSTIYSYFFAPVYHPLNPYSAVGLWMEQHHIHEALVVLYCAVIWSFIGLLFSLGKELFKKDWSILKATICHYGLMILGFIPLALLAGWFPSKPIFILQLILEFTIVYLILWAILFYLTKKKIEQINNGLKKQNQ
- the mutS gene encoding DNA mismatch repair protein MutS, translating into MTKEKLSPGMQQYLDIKKDYPDAFLLFRMGDFYELFYEDAINAAQILEIALTSRNKNSENPIPMAGVPYHSVQQYIDVLIESGYKVAIAEQVEDPKKAVGVVKREVVQVITPGTVVDSSKPDSQNNFLVALDKLENLYGLAYMDLVTGEFQVTSLSDFNMVCGEIRNLRAREVVLGYELPESEHQVLANQMNLLLSQVGTAFEDVQLLGDELSRLEHQVAGKLLEYVHQTQLRELSHLKRVHHYEIKDFLQMDYATMASLDLTENARTGKKHGSLYWLMDETKTAMGTRLLRRWIQQPLIDKERILKRQDVVQVFLDYFFERSDLADSLKGVYDIERLASRVSFGKTNPKDLLQLAATLSNVPQIKGILQGIDHPVLGQLIENLDDIPELANLIQSAISPDAPNVITEGNIIQTGFDEILDKYRVVMRDGTSWIADIEAKERAASGINNLKIDYNKKDGYYFHVTNSQLEHVPSHFFRKATLKNSERFGTEELARIEGEMLEAREKSANLEYEIFMRIREEAGKYIKRLQSLAQTLATIDVLQSFAAVAEKQRFVRPEFIERPSIEIDKGRHAVVEKVMGAQTYIPNSISMDENVNVQLITGPNMSGKSTYMRQLAIIVIMAQMGSYVSAESAQLPIFDAIFTRIGAADDLVSGQSTFMVEMMEANHAISQATEHSLILFDELGRGTATYDGMALAQAIIEYIHNRTGAKTLFATHYHELTDLSTSLTQLENVHVATLEKDGQVTFLHKIEAGPADKSYGIHVAKIAGLPNDLLMRADQILTRLEEQANEKPSLNPSNKGANDSKENQVSEQISLFTETTESPILEKLRQLDIYNMTPMEVMLAVSDMKKHL
- a CDS encoding LytTR family DNA-binding domain-containing protein, with product MKVQLHIDEKFSEEKVVIEAPALSDTIQQLLVFTQHLGGTKTIRAKKEEEIYLLDTAEIQRIYTENRQVWVETATDTYLLGLPLYQVLELLPTDFLQISQSEIINIEHIDHLKLTGSGLIQIAMKNGQITYSSRRYLKVIKEKLQL
- the mutL gene encoding DNA mismatch repair endonuclease MutL, with the translated sequence MSKIIELPENLANQIAAGEVIERPSSVVKELIENSIDAGATQIIVEIEEAGLKSIQVIDNGEGIEHEEVSLALRRHATSKIKKQADLFRIRTLGFRGEALPSIASVSRLTIETATNGGTHGTRLIAQGGEIETVEPSSCPKGTKIKVEDLFFNTPARLKYMKSQQAELSHIVDMINRLSLAHPEVAFILLNDGKELTRTAGTGNLRQAIAGIYGLTTAKKMIEISASNLDFEVSGYISLPELTRANRNYITILINGRYIKNFLLNRAILDGYGSKLMVGRFPIAVIAIQIDPYLADVNVHPTKQEVRISKERELMVLISQAIAASLKEQDLIPDALENLAKSTINRANKSEQTSLPLKENRLYYDKERNDFFVRPQVSESNLPFEENATFDQQHTDTDMLASRAVSVKFAARQTPSYDQLDHPELDQSSLERALDKLDGEETSTFPELEYFGQMHGTYLFAQGNGGLYIIDQHAAQERVKYEYYREKIGDVDDSQQQLLVPYIFEFPADDMLRLKQRMNLLEEVGVFLDEYGSNQFILREYPIWMKEEEIESGIYEMCDMLLLTKEVSIKKYRAELAIMMSCKRSIKANHSLDNDSARDLIFQLSQCDNPYNCPHGRPVLVNFTKSDMEKMFRRIQENHTSLRELGKY